CACTAGAACTTATTTTTTGAGCTGGTTTTTGCAATTGTGCTACTGTAGTATATCCACTTTTAACTTCTTCTACTCCTGCATCTTCTGCATGTCGTTGCGGAGCTGCTGCATTAGCTTGACTAGGGGCACTTGGTTGAATTGCTGTCATATAAGGAATTAAACAAAACCAGGTTAAGTAAGCGTTAACACAAGAAAAAATTCTGTAAATTCATCACAAAAACTCTAATAACCGCAAGCTTAGTGGCTAAATCACGTCATGCTATCATTATGTATTGCAAGATGAGTCAAGAAATTCAATTTAACACTATAGAAGAAGCGATTGCTGATATCAAAGCCGGCAAAATGGTGGTTGTGGCTGATGATAGCGACAGAGAAAACGAGGGCGATTTGATCTGCGCCGCTGATGCGGTGAACCCTGAGATTATCAATTTTATGGCTAAGGAGGGTAGAGGTTTGATTTGTCTTGCCTTGGACAAAAAGATTGCTGCCAATTTAGAGCTTGGTGAGATGGTAGATGTCAGTAGCGATACTATGCAAACCGCATTCACTATTAGTATTGATGCTGATCCTCGTTTTGGAGTTAGTACTGGTATTAGTGCTTCTGATAGAGCAAAGACCATTCAAGTTGCAATTCAAGATGACGCTAAGCCAAGTGACCTAAGAAGACCTGGACATATTTTTCCGCTTAAAGCTATTGATGGTGGTGTGCTCAAACGCATTGGTCACACCGAAGCTGCCGTTGACCTAGCAAGACTTGCAGGCTTCAAGAGTGCAGGGGTGATTTGTGAGATTCTTAAAGAAGACGGGGAAATGGCTCGTAGAGATGATTTAGTGATTTTTGCAAAAAAACATGACCTCAAATTCATCACTATCGCTGATCTTGTTGCTTACAGACTTAAAAACGAACGTTTTGTACATAGAGTGACTGAAGCAGCCCTGCCAACTAAATACGATGAGGATTTTAGGATTATTGGTTACAAGGATTTTCTCTCTAACAAAGAACATGTGGCTCTAGTTTTGGGCGACGTAGAACACTCACAAGACAAATCAGTATTAGTAAGAATGCATAGTGAGTGCCTTACTGGTGATTTATTTGGCAGTCTTAGATGTGACTGCGGCGATCAGCTCAGTAGCTCCATTGAACAAATTCGCGACGAAGGACTTGGTGTCTTAGTTTATCTAAGACAAGAAGGTCGTGGTATTGGTTTACTCAATAAAATCAAAGCATATAACTTGCAAGATCAAGGTGATGATACCGTAGAAGCCAATCACAAACTGGGTTTCCCCTCTGACCTAAGGTCATTTGGAGTTGGCGCGCAGATACTCACAGACCTAGGTTTAAAGAAAATTAGACTGCTGACAAACAACCCTAAAAAAATCCATGGGATTGATGGTTATGGCTTAGAGATTGTAGATAGAGTTGGAATTCAAATCAAGAGTCAGAAACATAATGAGAAGTATCTTGGTACTAAGAAAGACAAAATGGGTCACTTATTATAAGCTCGATTAGCTCATGCTAAAATCAAATCATGAGCTCAGATTGTATCTTTTGCAAAATCATCAGAAATGAAATCCCCACTGAACTTCTCTATGAAACAGAGCAGTTAATTGCTTTTAAAGACATCAGCCCAGCAAGCCCGCATCATTATCTAATCATTCCCAAAATACACAAAGCAAGCCTGAATGAGTTTGACCAAGAGCACAAATTGATACTTGGAGAAATACTTTTAGCTGCAAAAGAAATTGCAATCAAACAAGGATTTGCTGAAGATGGCTACAGAACAGTGATTAACACTGGCAAAGACGGCGGGCAAACAGTGCATCACTTGCATATGCATCTACTAGCTGGAAGGGGACATAAATGGCCGCCAGGTTAAGTCTAGCTATTGCCTTAGCCAAACTTGCTAAGGCAACGATCAAATTGCTCAAACAGGGAGCTGGTTCTGCTTTACCTGGCAGAGTAGCACTCGCTATAGAACCCCAAGCTTTGACATTATTTGCTGATCAATTAAAGCCAAGAGATTTATCACAAAAGGTTCAAGAGCAAGGCTTGCGAACCCCATTGGGGTTTATGCGAAGTTTATTAGCTATAAATGAGAACTCGCGTAACGCAGCTATTGGATCTTCAGTGACAAATCTAAGTAAGTTGCAGAGCATGGTTACTGGCACTAATGGTAAGACGACCACAAGTGGGATTCTCAAAGAGATTTATAAAGCAGCCACTAATCAAGATCCAATCTCTAATGATATGGGTGCCAATTTATATTATGGAATTGTCGCTGAATTAATCAACTCAAGCACTCTTGGCGGCAAACTCAAATCCAATCACTATGTACTAGAAGTAGACGAAGCTGCTTTCCCAGAAATCAGCAAGCAACTGGTACCAAGCTCTATTCTCGTCACTAATCTTTTTAGAGACCAGCTTGATAGGTTTGGCGAGATAGACACCACTCAAAAGCTGATAGTCAAAGGAATTCAACAATGTGCTGGCTCAACTATCATCCTTAACGCTGATGATGCCAAAGTATTTGAGATCAAAGAATTACTCAATGAGCAAGACTTCAAGTTTTTTAGTTTTAGAGTTGAGTCAGATAGTAAAATCAGCAACTTTGATTCAAAGACAGCAGCTAAACAAGAAACAGATTTAGTAACAGAGTTACTTGAAAACAAAGTTGGTAGTTCTCGTATCAAACTAAACTATCAAGGTCAATCGGTAGAACTCGAACTTAAATTACCAGGACTCTATAATACCTACAACGCCAGTGCAGCTGCAGCGACAGCGATTGTTGCTGGCATTGACTTAGAAACTATCAAACAAGGTATTGCAAATTATCATGGCAACTTTGGCAGAGCAGAGAGAAAAGAATTCAACAGTGTTGAATTTCAATGCTTTCTAATTAAAAATCCAACCGGTGCCACAGAAGTACTTAAAGACCTAGCCCAAGATCCTCAAGCCAAATACTTAATAGCGATCAACGATAATTATGCTGATGGCAGAGATGTTTCTTGGCTCTGGGACGCTGAGTTTGAAAGACTCAAAACCGAATCAACTATAATTTGTAGTGGTAGCCGTGCTGAAGACATGGCATTGAGACTGAAATATGCAGGAATCAAGCCAGAACAAATCTCAATAGAAAATAATTTGAAAAAAGCACTCAAACTTGCAACTAGCTCCAAAAAAGCAAATGAGCAGCTTTATTTGCTTCCCACTTATACTGCTCTTTTAGAATTGAATAAACTGTGATGCAATGACTTGTTGCAAAAGTCCAGCTTGCTTATGCTGTCCGCCTTCGCTACGCTATGTCGCGACTGCTACGCAGTTTTTGCAAGACTGACTACATTTTCGAACGCAGCTTTGTCTTGAACTGCAAGTTCAGCAAGCATTTTACGATTAAGTCCAATATTGGATTTAGTTAAGCTATTGATAAATCTACTGTAAGACAATCCTAGTGGAGTTACAGCCGCACCAATACGTTGAATCCAAAGTCCTCTGAAATCTCTTTTCTTAAGACGTCTGTCTTTGAATGCTCTTTTAAGGGCATGCATCATTCCTTGCATTGCTGCTTTAAATATTTTGCTACGTCCACCTTTGAAACCCTTGGTTAATTTCAAGATTTTCTTGTGTTTCGTTTTTCTAGCTATTCCTCGTTTTACTCTCATTATTTTTCCTGTTTAAACCTAACGTGCGTATTTTGGATACGGGAACATAGCCATAGCGTTGTCCATTTGTGAAGCATCCATCACAGATTCTGGTCTTCTTAATCTCAACTTATGTCTGGCAGACATATGTGAGTTCAAGTGTTTAATACCTGACTTTTTAAAGGTCACTTTACCCGTACCAGTAATTTTGAATCTTTTTTTGGCTGACTTGTTCGTCTTTCTTTTGCACATAAGATTGGATTGTATCATAGACCATAGGCATAGAACTATAGAGAATATGTAATTCAATATTCTTTCATAATTAAACATCCTGCAAAACTCAGTTTTACAGGATATCTAATAGACTTACTGCAAAAGTCGGAATTATCCTTAAAGCAAACGCAACATTCGTTGCGGTTGCTACCTTTTTTAAAGCGACATCACTAGCAAAACGGGGTTTTGCAGGATGTCTAATGAAAACCCCTAATTCATAAATACGCTATACGGTATAATTATACGGCGATATTTATATTTTTTATAGATATCTTAAAAACAAAGGAAACAAGACTATTAGCCAAGAGCTGAACAATTCAGTTATTGTTGGCCGTGCCACTGCTCAGTCCACCAGCAGTCCAGTTAATCACGTCCATCAAATAGAGAAAAGACAAACTCCGCAGCTTGCCAGCATAGCTCCCGACAAATCTTTTTTGGGGGGATACAGCAACTCAACCAATAATCAGATTCAAGTATCTGATTCCGAGAAACGAATAAACAAAAAGCCTACTGAAGAACAACCTCTTCTTAAACAAATTAATCTTGATTTGAGTTTTGCCAGAATTGGTAGCCTGGCGATGTTAACTCGCTCAATACTTTCAGCCTTTTTTAATTCTAGTAGAGAAAATGATCCCGAGACTAGTAAAACAAAGACACTGGATATTGTAGATGATTACTTACACAAGCTTAGACAACAATCACAATATTCAATTCACGCTCAACCAGGAAGTGACAGACGTAAGCCTGATGATATTGCTTCTGATGGGGTTGAGAACATGGTTGCAGCGAGCCTCGGAAATAATGTCTATAAACTAAATGCTTTTGTTGCTCCATGGCTTGGCTTATTCAAAACATTTTTTCCTTATAATGACAATCCAGTTTGGGGACTTATTCCTAGGATGGTTGACTTTGTTGATAATAGTGCTGGCAAATTAACAAATATATTTTGGAATATTAGAAGGATCGGTAAAGCCTTTGTTGCATATGATGGTGGTATCGACTCTACTGCATTCCGACATAAACAAAACGAAGTCCGTGAAGTTATTAATTATTATACCAATCGTATATTCTTCAAAAACAATTCTAGACTTTTTAGTCCTTTTATAAATCTCTGGTATAAACTATTTAGTACAGATCAACAACCTCATCAAAAGAGTGGTCTACTGCATTCGGGTCATGACCAAGAAATCAAAGCATTGAAACAAGAGATGTCTCAAAATTTCTGGAATAACTTTAAAGCAATTGGTTCGGCAACCTATAATTGCGCTCATCAAGGCGGTATCCCTAAGGTAGTGGGTAGTGAAGAACCAGAAAATCAAACTTGGTATGTGAGACTCAAAATTGCAAGTAAGTGCCTTGGTTTTCCAGCTGGTGCAATAGGCGCTCTGCTGAACACCGCCGGTATTGGTCTTGATTTCTTCGGCTCTTTATTTAATATCAAACCCTTAAGAGTACTCTCTAATAAATCTACCGACATTGCAAACGGTCTAATGTCGCTAGTTTATTTAACTGGTGAAGTTCCAGCTAACTTAAATGAATTTATCAAGAAAGGCCTAGAAAAATCTGATCCAAATAGATATAGAAACTTGGCTGTATTTGGGATTGGTACTTTAGGTATGTTAAATAGGATTAAAATATTACCAGGAATAAGTGCAACGATGAATCTATTCAAAATCAAACCATTGCTTGATAGGTTCGACAAAACTCTTCGTCACTTCTTCCTATTCTTCTTCTCTTACAATAGATTAGTTCTTCATAGTGATGAAAAAACCCTTGAAACCAAAACCGCACCGATTGAAGAGCTACAAGAAGCCGAAATGCATAATAATTTACGTGCACATCTATTGTTACCATTCAGAGTATTAATGAATGATAGTCAAGTAAGTCATAGTAAATCAGCCTAAACCAATTTCGAAACTAAGTTTCGAAGAAACATCATTCCATCCTAAAATAACTCGAAAGAAGTAAAATCACAAGCGGCATAAGAGCCGATTACATCTTTATTGCTATTAAGGATAGTATTGTCAATAATAAAATCTTGCTCTAACCAATTCAATTGCTGAGCAATCGCTTTAGAGACAATGCCCTTGACTCTGCTACTACCATCGATAATTTTAATTAGAACAACTTCTTTTGTCTCAAGATTTGCAATCATCATCAAGCCCTCAGCACCGCCCTTGGCAATTAGCTTCTTGGAATTGTTCATCAAAAGTGAATCAATTTGAGACTTACCTCCAATAATCAAAGGATAGTCTCTCATTGCCTGAAGAATCTCACCATAAGCAGGATTAACAATCATGGCTGCAAAGATCTTAGTCATTTTAGAGAGACTCATGTGAAAGCTCGGCAGTCCACAACCATCAATTCCAAAAGCCCCCAAGCTCTCAGCTAACAAGTCTTCTAGTTCTTTTAGAATTAATTTTTGTATAGGGTGATCAATCTGCGTATAATCATTAAGTGACCAACCTTGTTTTTTACATGCGGCAATTAAGGCAGAATGTTTAGCAGAACAGTTATGTTCGATCTTTGATTTCAAACTATAACTTGGAGTCTTGTAAGTTCCACAATGTAGATCATCTTCTTGAATATTAAACTTGGACATTAATTTTTTAACCAAAAGGAGCTGCTCGGGTTCAGAATTATGAGAAGCTATCGAAATTGCTAATAATTCACCACTTAAGTCATCACCGAGAATATCTTTTGCAACTTTGGCTTGAATTGGTTTAATTAAAGATCTAGTAAAACAAGTGAAATCAGCATCTCCTGCACTGATTAATTCTCCAACAGAATTAATCAATGTCACAATTCCAAAATGTTCACTCTCGAGTAGATTATCTCTAAAAACTTGGGCTAATTTAATTGTATTAATCATCTTTTAGTCTATAATAACCTTATGATCAGAACTTTTCTTTCTGTTTTCCTATCTATTTTATTACTTTGTGTTCCAGCACAGGCATCTGATAGCGAAACTGTCGAAAAAATATACCAGGAAATATATCAAGCATGGAATGACCATGATGCCGATAAATTATTTGCTTACTACAGCAAAAGTTTTATCACAGGTGATGGTATTAACAAAGATGAATATCGTGAACTGACTGCAAAACTCTGGGAAACTTACCCTGATATCAAAATTGAAAACCAAAAGAAGACTATCAGAAGTCAGGATAACTACGCTACTATTTCAGGAATCGATTTTTTCTATGGTACGAGTGCTGAAGAGAACAATGACCTAAAAAAATCTGGAATACTTAATGCAATTTCCCAAGGACAAACTTTCTTGCAAAAATATGGCAAGAACTGGAAAATTGAATCAGACCATATCAATTTTGAATTAGTTACTGTTTATTACGGTAACGCCAAACAATACCTTGATGAACACCAAATATACTTTAGCAGTCCAGAACAAGTCAAATCTGATGATCAATATTCAGCAACACTTTACTTTATACTGCCAGAGAACATTAAAGCAACAGCCACTATTAATAAAGAGCTCATCCAAAAACCTGGTGACATTAGTCCAGAAGAATCCTTTCAAATCATCAAAGACCATAAGCTCGAAAGACTATTTCAAGCGAACACCAATAATTACAATGAACTTGTTAGCGCCACAATCATTTTATCTAAGGGGATCATTGAGCCCAAGCTTGACGGCATACTTTATATCTCCAAAAGAGTTAACGTACTTGCGACAATAACAAAAGAAAAGCAAGACCAAATAGTCAAAGAAGCTTTTGCTGCAACATCAAAAACTAAAGAAAAGAAATAATGGACCTTGTTGAAAGCAAACTCAAACAATATTTGAGCCAAGCTCAAATTAATGGAGTCGTTGCTATAGCCTGTTCTGCTGGCATTGACTCAATGGTACTAATTGAAAGCTGCCGCAAGAACTATCCGAATGATCAAATCTTCTGCTTTCATCTGGATCATAGCCTAAGAAAGGATTCTAAAAGAGCAGCTGATTTCCTGGAAGCATACTGCAAAAAACACAATATCAAATATATTTGCAAAACTCTT
Above is a window of Cyanobacteriota bacterium DNA encoding:
- a CDS encoding bifunctional 3,4-dihydroxy-2-butanone-4-phosphate synthase/GTP cyclohydrolase II — translated: MSQEIQFNTIEEAIADIKAGKMVVVADDSDRENEGDLICAADAVNPEIINFMAKEGRGLICLALDKKIAANLELGEMVDVSSDTMQTAFTISIDADPRFGVSTGISASDRAKTIQVAIQDDAKPSDLRRPGHIFPLKAIDGGVLKRIGHTEAAVDLARLAGFKSAGVICEILKEDGEMARRDDLVIFAKKHDLKFITIADLVAYRLKNERFVHRVTEAALPTKYDEDFRIIGYKDFLSNKEHVALVLGDVEHSQDKSVLVRMHSECLTGDLFGSLRCDCGDQLSSSIEQIRDEGLGVLVYLRQEGRGIGLLNKIKAYNLQDQGDDTVEANHKLGFPSDLRSFGVGAQILTDLGLKKIRLLTNNPKKIHGIDGYGLEIVDRVGIQIKSQKHNEKYLGTKKDKMGHLL
- a CDS encoding histidine triad nucleotide-binding protein, whose protein sequence is MSSDCIFCKIIRNEIPTELLYETEQLIAFKDISPASPHHYLIIPKIHKASLNEFDQEHKLILGEILLAAKEIAIKQGFAEDGYRTVINTGKDGGQTVHHLHMHLLAGRGHKWPPG
- a CDS encoding MurT ligase domain-containing protein, whose amino-acid sequence is MAARLSLAIALAKLAKATIKLLKQGAGSALPGRVALAIEPQALTLFADQLKPRDLSQKVQEQGLRTPLGFMRSLLAINENSRNAAIGSSVTNLSKLQSMVTGTNGKTTTSGILKEIYKAATNQDPISNDMGANLYYGIVAELINSSTLGGKLKSNHYVLEVDEAAFPEISKQLVPSSILVTNLFRDQLDRFGEIDTTQKLIVKGIQQCAGSTIILNADDAKVFEIKELLNEQDFKFFSFRVESDSKISNFDSKTAAKQETDLVTELLENKVGSSRIKLNYQGQSVELELKLPGLYNTYNASAAAATAIVAGIDLETIKQGIANYHGNFGRAERKEFNSVEFQCFLIKNPTGATEVLKDLAQDPQAKYLIAINDNYADGRDVSWLWDAEFERLKTESTIICSGSRAEDMALRLKYAGIKPEQISIENNLKKALKLATSSKKANEQLYLLPTYTALLELNKL
- the rplT gene encoding 50S ribosomal protein L20; the encoded protein is MMRVKRGIARKTKHKKILKLTKGFKGGRSKIFKAAMQGMMHALKRAFKDRRLKKRDFRGLWIQRIGAAVTPLGLSYSRFINSLTKSNIGLNRKMLAELAVQDKAAFENVVSLAKTA
- the rpmI gene encoding 50S ribosomal protein L35 — translated: MCKRKTNKSAKKRFKITGTGKVTFKKSGIKHLNSHMSARHKLRLRRPESVMDASQMDNAMAMFPYPKYAR
- a CDS encoding asparaginase translates to MINTIKLAQVFRDNLLESEHFGIVTLINSVGELISAGDADFTCFTRSLIKPIQAKVAKDILGDDLSGELLAISIASHNSEPEQLLLVKKLMSKFNIQEDDLHCGTYKTPSYSLKSKIEHNCSAKHSALIAACKKQGWSLNDYTQIDHPIQKLILKELEDLLAESLGAFGIDGCGLPSFHMSLSKMTKIFAAMIVNPAYGEILQAMRDYPLIIGGKSQIDSLLMNNSKKLIAKGGAEGLMMIANLETKEVVLIKIIDGSSRVKGIVSKAIAQQLNWLEQDFIIDNTILNSNKDVIGSYAACDFTSFELF
- a CDS encoding nuclear transport factor 2 family protein — translated: MIRTFLSVFLSILLLCVPAQASDSETVEKIYQEIYQAWNDHDADKLFAYYSKSFITGDGINKDEYRELTAKLWETYPDIKIENQKKTIRSQDNYATISGIDFFYGTSAEENNDLKKSGILNAISQGQTFLQKYGKNWKIESDHINFELVTVYYGNAKQYLDEHQIYFSSPEQVKSDDQYSATLYFILPENIKATATINKELIQKPGDISPEESFQIIKDHKLERLFQANTNNYNELVSATIILSKGIIEPKLDGILYISKRVNVLATITKEKQDQIVKEAFAATSKTKEKK